From one Dermacentor silvarum isolate Dsil-2018 chromosome 3, BIME_Dsil_1.4, whole genome shotgun sequence genomic stretch:
- the LOC119444388 gene encoding keratin-associated protein 6-2-like produces the protein MAGGLGYGGYGLGYGGGYGGGYGGGYGGGYGGGYGGYGLGYGGGLGVGGVGVGSSVALLRGGPGLYKAVAGPAFLVRTVHQVNKLSSGGALVAHSGLGGGYGYYGGGYGGGYGGGYGGGYGGGYGGGYGYGGYGYKG, from the coding sequence ATGGCCGGTGGGCTTGGTTACGGCGGGTATGGCCTTGGATACGGTGGTGGTTACGGCGGTGGCTACGGCGGTGGCTACGGTGGTGGCTACGGTGGTGGCTACGGCGGCTACGGCCTGGGATACGGCGGAGGCCTGGGCGTCGGCGGCGTCGGTGTGGGCAGCAGCGTTGCCCTTCTGCGTGGAGGGCCTGGACTGTACAAGGCTGTGGCCGGCCCGGCCTTCCTTGTTAGAACCGTGCACCAAGTGAACAAGCTTTCCAGCGGTGGAGCGCTTGTCGCACACTCTGGCCTCGGAGGAGGCTATGGATACTACGGTGGTGGCTATGGAGGTGGCTACGGAGGTGGCTACGGAGGTGGCTACGGAGGTGGCTACGGAGGTGGTTATGGATACGGCGGCTATGGTTACAAGGGTTGA